In Pseudofrankia saprophytica, one genomic interval encodes:
- a CDS encoding polysaccharide biosynthesis tyrosine autokinase encodes METDPTADTRGDLARSGRSLLALLARRWHLLLVVTILFGSTGFLFASLQSTLYSSSATMLLNDPRISSVFNDNNRFIGDPSRYVRSQARYLTSTEVLTTARSLLHNRLTVDQLRGRVQATSSDQLDQVSVTATDPTAEGAAAVANAVCQAYRQTIRNLTQTNAKSTTDELDQTIADLRGRISDLDEQLNSGEGPADPSLSAARQAAATQLLTLQSRADEIAVDTATYGDGVQMFEQANPPSAPAQPRPLRAVVVGAFLGFLLAAAAVWWRDEFRRKADEKQDPAAILGVPLLGDVPEFAVSTGGRALPAAREPTSPAAEAYNFLVESIGFALAAEGGGSVVAVTSPRSGDGKTVTALNLAIAMARDDRKVAVVDGDERMRGLTGLAAVSHEPGLSDLGGDVSVSAAVRHLDLDGAEALDVVPAGTALDDPASFFRTGRFRRAVGRLRSHADVVIVDSPPLLAASEAAAIASQADAVVLVVGRGTPLRVLTEARHRLEFVGTPVLGYVFNKSVGSGRRYGYGYGYGRSAARSATAPSGRHRVPDQRLDEDSSVKTSR; translated from the coding sequence CCTGTTCGGCTCGACTGGGTTCCTGTTCGCCTCGCTCCAGTCGACGCTGTACTCGAGCAGCGCGACCATGCTTCTCAACGACCCGCGCATCTCCAGCGTGTTCAACGACAACAACCGCTTTATCGGCGACCCGTCGCGGTATGTCCGTTCCCAGGCGCGCTATCTCACCTCCACCGAGGTGCTCACGACCGCCCGTTCGCTCCTTCACAACCGGCTCACCGTCGACCAGCTGCGCGGCCGCGTGCAGGCGACCTCCTCGGACCAGCTCGACCAGGTCAGCGTGACCGCCACCGACCCGACGGCCGAGGGCGCCGCCGCCGTGGCCAATGCCGTCTGCCAGGCCTACCGCCAGACCATCCGGAACCTGACCCAGACGAACGCGAAGTCCACCACCGACGAGCTCGACCAGACGATCGCCGACCTGCGCGGACGTATCAGCGACCTGGACGAGCAGCTGAACTCGGGCGAGGGCCCGGCCGACCCGAGCCTGTCCGCCGCCAGGCAGGCCGCGGCCACCCAGCTGCTGACGCTGCAGAGCCGGGCTGACGAGATCGCGGTGGACACCGCGACGTACGGCGACGGCGTGCAGATGTTCGAGCAGGCGAACCCGCCGAGCGCGCCGGCGCAGCCCAGGCCGCTGCGCGCGGTCGTCGTAGGCGCCTTCCTGGGGTTCTTGCTCGCCGCCGCCGCGGTGTGGTGGCGCGATGAGTTCCGCCGTAAGGCGGACGAGAAGCAGGACCCGGCGGCCATTCTCGGCGTCCCGTTGCTCGGTGACGTCCCCGAGTTCGCCGTCTCCACCGGCGGGCGGGCGCTGCCCGCCGCGCGCGAACCCACGTCCCCGGCGGCCGAGGCCTACAACTTCCTCGTGGAGAGCATCGGGTTCGCGCTTGCCGCCGAGGGCGGCGGCAGCGTTGTCGCGGTGACCAGCCCACGCTCTGGTGATGGCAAGACGGTGACCGCGCTCAACCTCGCGATCGCGATGGCGCGCGACGATCGCAAGGTGGCGGTCGTCGACGGTGACGAGCGGATGCGGGGGCTGACCGGGCTCGCCGCAGTCTCCCACGAGCCGGGCCTGTCCGACCTGGGCGGCGACGTGTCGGTAAGCGCCGCCGTGCGCCACCTCGACCTCGACGGTGCCGAGGCGCTCGACGTGGTGCCCGCCGGGACGGCGCTCGACGACCCGGCCAGCTTCTTCCGGACCGGCCGGTTCCGCCGCGCGGTCGGCCGGCTGCGCAGCCACGCCGACGTCGTCATCGTCGACTCGCCGCCGCTGCTGGCGGCCAGCGAAGCGGCCGCGATCGCCTCGCAGGCCGATGCGGTGGTGCTGGTGGTCGGGCGCGGGACGCCGCTGCGGGTACTCACCGAGGCCCGCCACCGACTGGAGTTCGTCGGCACGCCGGTGCTCGGCTACGTCTTCAACAAGTCGGTCGGGTCCGGGCGGCGCTACGGCTACGGCTACGGCTACGGGCGTTCGGCGGCCCGATCCGCAACGGCACCGTCTGGCCGCCACCGGGTTCCCGACCAGCGGCTCGATGAGGACAGCTCGGTCAAGACCAGCCGATGA
- a CDS encoding glycosyltransferase family 4 protein, translated as MRVTIVSQYFWPERFRVNDLAVGLRERGHRVTVLTGQPGYPDREAFAGRRRSAREWYEGVEVVRVPLASRGGGEPWRLALSHLSFAASASVLGAPRLPPSDVVLVYQISPVTLVPALLLRQVRGTPVVLWVQDLWPWSQYATGTVRSERVLTLLDWTARAGYRRCARVLGRSEDFLPLLREAAIPADRLDYLPNWAEKHYRPVPADPEVRRAAGIPDGFVAMCAGNLGVGQSLETLVAAADRLRGDPHGARVRWVVLGDGQRAGWLADEVRRRGLGDRVHLLGRAPLERTPELLAHADVLVTTLRRDPVWALTVPSRVQSFLACGRPMVSSAGGATARVVSAAGGIAVPAEDPVALAGAIAKVAALGPAERAAMGAAARRYYVTHYQRAALLDRVERHLRAAAGLSAAPERVPVGGPAVGASAAVPTLST; from the coding sequence ATGCGGGTGACGATCGTCAGCCAGTACTTCTGGCCTGAGCGGTTCCGGGTCAACGACCTCGCCGTTGGTCTGCGCGAGCGAGGCCACCGGGTGACGGTGCTGACCGGGCAGCCTGGCTACCCGGACCGGGAGGCGTTCGCGGGTCGCCGGCGCTCGGCCAGGGAATGGTACGAGGGCGTCGAGGTGGTGCGGGTGCCGCTGGCCTCGCGCGGCGGCGGCGAGCCATGGCGTCTCGCGCTGAGCCACCTGTCCTTCGCGGCCAGCGCCAGCGTGCTGGGCGCGCCTCGGCTGCCACCGTCCGACGTGGTGCTCGTCTACCAGATCTCGCCGGTGACGCTGGTGCCAGCGCTGCTGCTGAGGCAGGTCCGGGGCACTCCGGTGGTGCTGTGGGTGCAGGACCTGTGGCCGTGGAGCCAGTACGCGACAGGCACGGTCCGCTCCGAACGGGTACTCACTCTGCTCGACTGGACGGCGCGCGCCGGCTACCGGCGCTGCGCCCGGGTGCTCGGGCGGTCCGAGGACTTCCTGCCGCTGCTTCGTGAGGCCGCCATCCCGGCCGACCGGCTCGACTACCTGCCGAACTGGGCGGAGAAGCACTACCGCCCCGTTCCGGCCGACCCGGAGGTCCGCCGCGCGGCCGGAATCCCCGACGGGTTCGTCGCGATGTGCGCCGGCAACCTCGGCGTCGGCCAGTCGCTGGAGACGCTGGTCGCGGCGGCCGATCGACTGCGAGGGGATCCTCATGGCGCGCGGGTGCGCTGGGTGGTCCTCGGCGACGGCCAGCGGGCTGGGTGGCTGGCGGACGAGGTGCGCAGAAGGGGCCTCGGTGACCGGGTCCACCTGCTGGGACGTGCCCCGCTCGAGCGGACGCCGGAGTTGCTGGCACACGCGGACGTGCTGGTCACGACACTGCGCCGCGACCCCGTGTGGGCGCTGACGGTTCCGAGCCGGGTGCAGTCGTTCCTCGCCTGCGGCCGGCCGATGGTGTCATCGGCCGGCGGTGCGACGGCCCGTGTGGTCTCGGCGGCTGGCGGAATCGCGGTACCGGCCGAGGACCCGGTGGCGCTCGCGGGCGCGATCGCGAAGGTGGCGGCGCTAGGGCCAGCCGAGCGGGCGGCGATGGGTGCCGCCGCGCGGCGGTACTACGTGACCCATTACCAGCGGGCCGCCTTGCTCGACCGGGTCGAGCGGCATCTGCGCGCCGCCGCGGGTCTGTCGGCCGCGCCGGAGCGGGTGCCAGTCGGTGGGCCGGCCGTCGGCGCGAGCGCTGCCGTGCCGACCCTGAGCACGTGA
- a CDS encoding methyltransferase domain-containing protein codes for MRVVDRDEFLLGAAAGRAVTHVGFADATMRDVARRDGRWLHARLAGVARDLVGVDIDVEGVAEARAAGYEAHAIDCGDPADVARAAIRPSELVVVSEVIEYVDSVGAFLDGLRALTTPDGTMVVTTSNAFRLMNLAATLTGRELAHPGHVSRYSWYTLVSVLERHSWQVVAFHPYEDSEREMPGRARTALAAERAARLFAPFLASGLIAVCRQAPTG; via the coding sequence GTGCGCGTGGTGGACCGCGACGAGTTCCTGCTCGGCGCGGCCGCCGGGCGGGCGGTGACCCATGTCGGGTTCGCCGACGCGACCATGCGCGACGTCGCACGCCGCGACGGCCGTTGGCTGCACGCCCGGCTGGCCGGCGTCGCGCGCGACCTGGTTGGTGTCGACATCGACGTGGAGGGCGTCGCTGAGGCGAGGGCCGCGGGTTACGAGGCACATGCGATCGACTGCGGTGACCCGGCCGATGTCGCCAGGGCGGCGATCCGCCCGTCCGAGCTCGTCGTCGTCAGCGAGGTGATCGAGTACGTCGACAGCGTCGGGGCCTTCCTCGACGGCCTGCGTGCTCTGACCACACCTGACGGGACGATGGTCGTCACCACGTCGAACGCATTCCGGCTGATGAATCTCGCCGCCACACTGACCGGCCGCGAGCTGGCGCATCCAGGACACGTCTCCCGTTATTCGTGGTACACGCTCGTCAGCGTTCTGGAAAGGCATTCATGGCAGGTCGTCGCCTTCCACCCCTATGAGGATTCCGAGCGAGAGATGCCCGGCCGCGCGCGCACCGCACTGGCGGCCGAACGTGCCGCCAGGCTGTTCGCGCCCTTCCTCGCGAGCGGACTGATAGCCGTCTGCCGCCAGGCCCCCACCGGCTGA
- a CDS encoding protein phosphatase 2C domain-containing protein: MTDVAARPPRAASTVRSVLLLGPDYPTRRETVIAGISACVDGIDGPRGDPAALGAALSAGWMPKAVPSVEPNEDGVLLAAGPGGLLLAVADGHGGSAASTAALRGLAAAAADLLATPAEGAAGRGGGARLVRALTAAAVDGVADVAEPARTALGLVLAVDESIFSIGYGDTLTALVRRGRPRVISTPSEFLGPGTRGSEDEDRSVQRRHRRPGDAVLIVSDGVPDYLGRAFPEVVGAVLRGDGRSAPDAPAVGRALVGRAGAAGAGDNITAAVLLPAAAPSWRARWRR, encoded by the coding sequence GTGACCGACGTGGCGGCCCGTCCCCCGCGCGCGGCGTCGACGGTCCGTTCGGTGCTGCTGCTGGGCCCGGACTATCCGACCCGGCGCGAGACGGTCATCGCCGGCATTTCGGCGTGCGTCGACGGCATCGATGGCCCTCGGGGCGACCCGGCGGCACTCGGCGCGGCGCTGTCGGCCGGCTGGATGCCGAAGGCGGTGCCGTCCGTCGAGCCCAACGAGGACGGCGTCCTGCTGGCGGCCGGCCCCGGCGGGCTGCTGCTCGCGGTGGCGGACGGCCACGGCGGCTCGGCCGCCTCGACCGCGGCCCTGCGCGGGCTGGCCGCCGCGGCGGCCGACCTGCTCGCCACTCCAGCGGAAGGGGCCGCCGGTCGCGGCGGCGGCGCCCGACTCGTGCGCGCGCTCACCGCGGCCGCCGTGGACGGCGTGGCGGACGTCGCGGAGCCTGCGCGCACCGCGCTGGGCCTCGTGCTCGCCGTCGACGAGTCGATCTTCTCGATCGGCTACGGTGACACGCTGACGGCGCTGGTGCGTCGAGGCCGCCCGCGGGTAATCAGCACGCCGTCCGAGTTCCTCGGCCCGGGTACCCGCGGGAGCGAGGATGAGGACCGGTCCGTCCAGCGCCGCCACCGGCGGCCGGGAGACGCCGTTCTGATCGTCTCCGACGGCGTGCCCGACTACCTGGGCCGTGCCTTCCCGGAAGTGGTGGGGGCCGTTCTGCGCGGCGACGGGCGGTCCGCTCCCGACGCTCCCGCGGTCGGCCGAGCCCTCGTCGGTCGGGCCGGGGCCGCCGGCGCCGGCGACAACATCACGGCGGCCGTACTGCTGCCCGCCGCGGCGCCGTCATGGCGGGCTCGCTGGCGCCGCTGA
- a CDS encoding DUF4232 domain-containing protein — protein sequence MRTDRVRAPACRRHAGAPRAGRAKATAVAAVALGLVAVGSGCGSTMAGGSSATVAAGSSGAGSRGPAQSVAPSASGRGGPGVPAAVAGSSAAPEEVAAAAVCAAGALTGKFDDIEGAAGQVYGKLVLTNASPAACKLSGFPGVRFADAGGAEFGAPADHDDSGPMPGPVLLAPGGTATAVLRITQPGIQEGCLSSDVTREASALEVTPPGGAGTVSVGLAGGVTACVSTDVRQLLIGPLSA from the coding sequence ATGCGGACGGATCGGGTCAGGGCGCCGGCATGCCGGCGGCATGCCGGGGCGCCCCGCGCCGGAAGGGCGAAGGCCACCGCGGTAGCCGCGGTCGCACTCGGGCTGGTCGCGGTCGGGTCCGGGTGCGGCTCGACGATGGCCGGCGGCAGCTCCGCGACCGTGGCCGCGGGCTCGTCGGGAGCGGGCTCGCGAGGGCCGGCGCAATCCGTCGCCCCCTCGGCGTCCGGCCGGGGCGGTCCCGGCGTGCCGGCGGCCGTGGCCGGATCCAGTGCCGCGCCCGAGGAGGTAGCGGCCGCGGCCGTCTGCGCGGCAGGCGCCCTCACCGGCAAGTTCGACGACATCGAGGGCGCGGCCGGACAGGTATACGGAAAGCTGGTGCTCACCAACGCGAGCCCGGCCGCCTGCAAGCTGAGCGGCTTCCCCGGCGTCCGGTTCGCCGACGCCGGCGGGGCCGAGTTCGGTGCGCCGGCGGACCATGACGACTCCGGGCCCATGCCAGGGCCGGTCCTGCTGGCGCCGGGCGGCACGGCGACGGCTGTACTGCGCATCACCCAGCCGGGCATCCAGGAGGGCTGCCTCAGCTCGGACGTGACCAGGGAGGCGTCCGCCCTGGAGGTGACACCTCCCGGCGGAGCGGGCACCGTATCGGTCGGACTGGCCGGTGGCGTCACAGCGTGCGTCTCCACCGACGTCCGCCAACTTCTGATCGGCCCCCTGAGCGCCTGA